One window of the Devosia sp. 2618 genome contains the following:
- a CDS encoding phosphodiesterase codes for MLIAHISDFHVFASAPETSLVRADAEAAARKVVADLVAFTPKIEAVCFTGDLTDGGSDADYALLKDILSPITVPVFVIPGNHDKRDTLRAAFSDLPFTSASTLHYEAEVGGVRILALDTLIDGKVAGQLDAEQLAWLRRKLETVTDGLTLILMHHPAFPSGIKGLDDMSLIIGADELGEIVRNYSGNLRILSGHIHRPYQAIWNGVFAAVGGSPAFQIDLDLDQTHAEPGIVSEPYAYYIHRLNESGGLSVHARYVSI; via the coding sequence ATGCTTATCGCCCATATCTCCGATTTCCACGTTTTCGCCAGTGCGCCCGAAACGTCACTGGTGCGTGCCGACGCCGAAGCGGCCGCGCGCAAGGTGGTGGCCGACCTCGTCGCTTTCACGCCCAAGATCGAAGCAGTGTGCTTTACCGGCGATCTGACCGACGGCGGCTCCGACGCCGACTACGCGCTGCTCAAGGACATTTTGTCCCCGATCACCGTGCCGGTCTTCGTCATTCCTGGAAACCACGACAAGCGGGACACCCTGCGCGCCGCCTTCAGCGATCTGCCATTCACCTCCGCCAGCACCCTGCACTACGAGGCCGAAGTCGGTGGTGTGCGCATCCTTGCGCTCGATACGCTGATCGACGGCAAGGTTGCCGGCCAGCTCGACGCCGAGCAACTCGCCTGGCTGCGCCGCAAACTGGAAACGGTGACCGATGGGCTCACGCTGATCCTGATGCACCACCCGGCATTCCCGTCCGGCATCAAAGGGCTCGATGATATGTCGCTGATCATCGGCGCCGATGAACTGGGCGAGATCGTGCGCAACTACAGCGGCAACCTGCGCATTTTGTCCGGGCACATTCACCGCCCTTATCAGGCCATCTGGAACGGCGTGTTCGCCGCCGTTGGTGGAAGTCCCGCTTTCCAGATCGACCTCGATCTCGATCAAACCCACGCCGAACCGGGCATCGTCTCGGAACCCTACGCCTATTACATCCATAGGCTAAACGAGAGCGGCGGACTGTCTGTCCACGCCCGCTACGTCTCCATCTGA
- a CDS encoding carbohydrate ABC transporter permease: MESRSKPIIALTTLGAWLLAIIWVLPLLYAIWTAFHPPAFATRFDLFAPWTLENFSRVLSVAPFPRYFLNTFLLVSLILVCQFVVCTMAAYAFVCFPFRGSEILFMLVLVQLMIMPEVLLVENYKTLANMGLLDTTLAMGLPYLASAFGIFLFRQNFKSVPKELEEAARLEGANPIQVLLRVFVPVAKPTYIAYGLVTVSYHWNNFLWPLVVTNSVDTRPITVGLQVFATVEQGVDWSLVTAATLLSVAPLLIAFLLFQRQFVQSFMRAGIR; encoded by the coding sequence ATGGAATCCCGCAGCAAGCCAATCATCGCGCTGACCACGCTTGGCGCCTGGCTCCTCGCCATCATCTGGGTCCTGCCCCTGCTCTATGCGATCTGGACGGCGTTTCACCCGCCCGCCTTCGCGACGCGGTTTGATCTCTTCGCACCATGGACGCTGGAAAATTTCAGCCGCGTGCTGAGCGTTGCGCCCTTCCCGCGCTACTTCCTCAACACCTTCCTTTTGGTGTCGCTCATTCTGGTCTGCCAGTTCGTCGTCTGCACCATGGCCGCCTATGCCTTTGTGTGCTTCCCGTTCCGCGGCTCGGAGATATTGTTCATGCTGGTCCTCGTCCAGTTGATGATCATGCCCGAGGTGTTGCTGGTCGAAAACTACAAGACCCTCGCCAATATGGGTCTTCTTGATACGACGCTCGCCATGGGCCTGCCCTATCTGGCGTCAGCCTTCGGCATTTTCCTGTTCCGCCAAAATTTCAAGAGCGTGCCCAAGGAACTCGAAGAAGCCGCGCGGCTTGAAGGGGCCAACCCGATCCAGGTGCTGTTGCGTGTCTTCGTGCCGGTCGCCAAGCCAACCTACATCGCCTATGGGCTGGTGACGGTCAGCTATCACTGGAACAACTTCCTCTGGCCGCTCGTCGTTACCAATTCGGTCGATACCCGGCCGATCACCGTGGGCCTGCAGGTCTTCGCTACCGTCGAACAGGGCGTCGACTGGAGCCTTGTGACCGCCGCCACCCTGCTGTCGGTTGCGCCGCTTCTGATCGCCTTCCTGCTGTTCCAACGCCAGTTCGTGCAGAGTTTCATGCGCGCCGGTATCCGCTGA
- a CDS encoding sugar ABC transporter permease → MKLSRNALYGSLLLLPAAVLLWTFTYQPILTTIINSLFSTPRGRRSAEFVGLDNYDVMINDPVFWKAMSNNAIYAVTTIPLSMALALGMALLVNSKLRGQSLVRMAFFTPTVLPMVAVANIWLFFYAPDYGLIDQFLRPFGLAGNNLLGTPDTALWALIVITVWKEAGFFMIFYLAALQQISPTLLEAARLEGASPMQILRRVTLPLLMPTTLFVSINAVIGAFRLVDHVISMTKGGPDNATTLLLFYIYQTGFSFWDTSYAAALTVVLLAILALIALFQFGYADKKVHYR, encoded by the coding sequence CGCAGCAGTGCTCCTCTGGACCTTTACCTATCAGCCGATCCTGACAACGATCATCAACAGCCTGTTTTCAACACCTCGGGGCCGGCGCTCTGCCGAGTTTGTCGGCCTCGATAATTACGACGTCATGATCAACGATCCGGTGTTCTGGAAGGCGATGTCCAACAACGCCATCTACGCCGTGACGACCATTCCGCTGTCGATGGCGCTGGCTCTGGGCATGGCCCTGCTGGTCAATTCCAAGCTGCGCGGCCAATCGCTGGTGCGTATGGCGTTCTTTACGCCAACCGTTTTGCCCATGGTCGCCGTCGCCAATATCTGGCTGTTCTTTTACGCCCCCGACTATGGCCTGATCGACCAGTTCCTGCGCCCCTTCGGTCTTGCCGGAAACAACCTGCTCGGCACGCCCGACACCGCGCTTTGGGCCCTGATCGTCATCACGGTCTGGAAAGAAGCCGGGTTTTTCATGATCTTTTATCTGGCGGCCCTGCAGCAGATTTCGCCGACCCTGCTCGAAGCTGCGCGCCTTGAAGGCGCCAGCCCAATGCAGATCCTGCGTCGCGTCACCCTGCCCTTGCTGATGCCCACCACCCTCTTTGTGTCGATCAACGCGGTCATCGGTGCCTTCCGCCTAGTCGACCACGTCATCTCGATGACCAAGGGCGGTCCCGACAACGCGACGACCCTGCTGCTGTTCTACATCTATCAAACCGGCTTCAGCTTCTGGGACACCAGCTACGCCGCAGCGCTCACCGTCGTGCTTCTGGCCATCCTGGCACTGATCGCCCTGTTCCAGTTCGGCTATGCCGACAAGAAGGTCCACTACCGATGA